One window of Streptomyces sp. NBC_00273 genomic DNA carries:
- a CDS encoding GNAT family N-acetyltransferase: MSADVRPIAESELPDWVRAVHTGFLTTSRVTEADIAQRAKYSDFSRMQGAFDPDNGRCVAALRSFPQELTVPGGAAVRATAISSVGVLPTHRRQGLLTRMMAAEFAAAQARGDAIATLIAAEYPIYGRYGFGPATSLVEWEIDVARTGLDRRLSAPVDGGRIDLVDVEELRRVGPELHERLRALTPGAVNRDERWWSLATGLEQWSYRPYQDKFYAVYRTAEGEVAGLAVYSADDHWTDAKVPQSTVQVRDLLAVTPQAQRALWQFLCSIDWVLKVRTGYRAPDDLVPQLLPDPRSARVVSAVDFMWVRVLDVVRALGARTYEVPGVLVLEVTDGTGPAAGRYRLDAGTGACERTEEAADLRLDVAVLGSLYLGDASAVRLAALGRVTEERPGAAALADAVFRTARRPWCPDIF; the protein is encoded by the coding sequence ATGAGTGCTGACGTCCGGCCGATCGCCGAATCCGAACTCCCCGACTGGGTGCGCGCCGTGCACACCGGTTTCCTGACCACCTCGCGGGTGACCGAGGCCGACATAGCGCAGCGCGCCAAGTACAGCGACTTCTCCCGGATGCAGGGGGCGTTCGACCCCGACAACGGTCGCTGCGTGGCGGCCCTGCGTTCCTTCCCGCAGGAGCTGACCGTGCCCGGCGGGGCAGCCGTCCGCGCGACCGCGATCTCCAGCGTGGGCGTGCTGCCCACCCACCGCCGTCAGGGCCTGCTGACCCGGATGATGGCCGCCGAGTTCGCCGCGGCCCAGGCGCGCGGCGACGCGATCGCGACGCTGATCGCCGCCGAGTACCCGATCTACGGGCGGTACGGGTTCGGGCCCGCCACCTCCCTCGTGGAGTGGGAGATCGACGTCGCGCGCACCGGGCTCGACCGGCGGCTGTCGGCGCCCGTGGACGGCGGGCGGATCGATCTGGTGGACGTCGAGGAGCTGCGGCGGGTGGGGCCCGAGCTGCACGAGCGGCTGCGGGCGCTGACGCCCGGGGCGGTGAACCGGGACGAGCGCTGGTGGAGCCTGGCGACCGGCCTGGAGCAGTGGTCGTACCGCCCCTACCAGGACAAGTTCTACGCCGTGTACCGCACGGCGGAGGGGGAGGTGGCCGGCCTCGCCGTCTACAGCGCCGACGACCACTGGACGGACGCGAAGGTTCCGCAAAGCACCGTGCAGGTCAGGGACCTGCTGGCGGTCACCCCGCAGGCGCAGCGGGCGCTGTGGCAGTTCCTGTGCTCGATCGACTGGGTGCTGAAGGTCCGCACCGGCTACCGGGCCCCCGACGACCTCGTCCCGCAGCTGCTGCCCGACCCGCGCTCGGCCCGGGTCGTCTCCGCCGTGGACTTCATGTGGGTGCGGGTGCTGGACGTCGTACGGGCGCTGGGCGCGCGGACGTACGAGGTGCCCGGGGTGCTCGTCCTGGAGGTCACGGACGGGACGGGGCCGGCGGCCGGCCGCTACCGGCTGGACGCGGGCACCGGCGCGTGCGAGCGGACCGAGGAGGCGGCGGACCTGCGGTTGGACGTGGCCGTGCTGGGCTCCTTGTACCTGGGGGACGCGTCCGCGGTGCGGCTGGCCGCGCTGGGACGGGTCACGGAGGAACGGCCGGGGGCGGCCGCGCTGGCGGACGCGGTGTTCCGCACCGCGCGCCGCCCGTGGTGCCCGGACATCTTCTGA
- a CDS encoding putative protein N(5)-glutamine methyltransferase, with product MNSVTSLVESLRAAGCVFAEEEAELLTGAATDADHLAELLARRVGGEPLEHVVGWAEFCGLRMEVGAGAFVPRRRTEFLVREALALARPGAVVLDLCCGVGALGAAVAAGLPDGTELHAADIDPSALVYARRNVAPYGGRVWEGDLYAALPSSLRGRVDVLVVNAPYVPTEEIVLMPSEARDHEPLVSLDGGADGLDIHRRVAAGALPWLAPGGHLLIETSARQSPSTASALTSAGLAVRAVSSEELYATVVIGTA from the coding sequence CTGAACTCTGTGACATCACTTGTGGAATCCCTGCGCGCGGCGGGCTGCGTCTTCGCGGAGGAGGAGGCGGAGCTCCTGACGGGGGCCGCCACCGACGCGGACCACCTGGCGGAGCTGCTGGCCCGTCGGGTGGGCGGTGAACCGCTGGAACACGTCGTCGGCTGGGCGGAGTTCTGCGGGCTGCGGATGGAGGTCGGCGCGGGGGCCTTCGTGCCGCGCCGGCGCACCGAGTTCCTGGTGCGGGAGGCGCTGGCACTGGCCCGGCCCGGTGCGGTGGTACTGGACCTGTGCTGCGGTGTCGGCGCCCTGGGCGCGGCGGTGGCCGCGGGGCTGCCGGACGGCACGGAGCTGCACGCGGCGGACATCGACCCGTCGGCGCTGGTGTACGCGCGGCGCAACGTGGCCCCGTACGGCGGCCGGGTGTGGGAGGGCGACCTGTACGCGGCGCTCCCGTCCTCGCTGCGCGGCCGGGTGGACGTGCTGGTGGTCAACGCCCCGTACGTGCCGACGGAGGAGATCGTCCTCATGCCGTCGGAGGCACGGGACCACGAGCCGCTGGTCTCCCTGGACGGCGGGGCCGACGGCCTGGACATCCACCGCCGGGTGGCGGCGGGGGCCCTGCCCTGGCTGGCCCCGGGCGGCCACCTGCTGATCGAGACGAGTGCCCGTCAGTCCCCGTCGACGGCCTCGGCCCTGACGTCGGCGGGCCTCGCGGTCCGGGCGGTGAGCTCGGAGGAGCTGTACGCGACGGTGGTCATCGGCACGGCCTGA
- a CDS encoding class I SAM-dependent methyltransferase — MPHLEISDLITVTDPRSGARLPVHRGEVVHRLREAGDRRAARIVAALPADRHDVLDPRAVDRLMIGVHTELQRLSEELRLGERLVHVLGPLFEAVRATVPGPLRLVDVGSGLGYVVRWLAAHGPLGPEVELVGVDLDAALVGEADRLARAEELDCRFVHGNAFDLPEAATVYVSTGVLHHFRGPDLAEFFRAQAASPALAFCHFDIAATRLAPVGAWVFHRTRMRHPLGRHDGVASARRAHTDETLLHAAAAPGMRPLLYEPRGLANPFCTTLRPIIGVRPELEAPLRRALGRAARRLVGPEQLVGAAR, encoded by the coding sequence GTGCCCCACCTCGAAATATCCGACCTGATCACCGTCACGGACCCGCGCAGCGGAGCGCGCCTGCCCGTGCACCGGGGTGAGGTCGTGCACCGGCTCCGTGAGGCCGGGGACCGGCGCGCCGCACGCATCGTCGCCGCGCTGCCCGCCGACCGGCACGACGTGCTCGACCCGCGCGCCGTGGACCGGCTCATGATCGGCGTACACACCGAACTACAGCGGCTCAGCGAGGAACTGCGCCTCGGGGAGCGGCTCGTCCACGTGCTCGGCCCGCTCTTCGAGGCCGTCCGCGCGACGGTCCCCGGCCCGCTGCGACTGGTCGACGTCGGTTCCGGGCTCGGTTACGTCGTGCGCTGGCTCGCCGCCCACGGCCCGCTCGGCCCGGAGGTCGAGCTCGTCGGCGTGGACCTGGACGCCGCGCTCGTCGGCGAGGCCGACCGGCTGGCCCGGGCCGAGGAGCTGGACTGCCGCTTCGTCCACGGGAACGCCTTCGACCTGCCGGAGGCGGCCACCGTGTACGTGTCCACCGGGGTGCTGCACCATTTCCGGGGCCCCGACCTCGCGGAGTTCTTCCGGGCCCAGGCCGCCTCGCCCGCGCTCGCCTTCTGCCACTTCGACATCGCCGCCACCCGGCTCGCGCCCGTGGGGGCCTGGGTGTTCCACCGGACCCGGATGCGCCACCCGCTGGGCCGTCACGACGGTGTCGCCTCGGCCCGCCGGGCGCACACCGACGAGACGCTGCTGCACGCGGCGGCCGCGCCGGGGATGCGGCCGCTGTTGTACGAACCCCGGGGGCTGGCGAACCCGTTCTGCACCACCCTGCGCCCGATCATCGGGGTCCGGCCCGAGCTGGAGGCGCCGCTGCGCAGGGCGTTGGGCCGTGCCGCGCGCCGCCTCGTGGGCCCCGAGCAGCTCGTCGGAGCGGCGCGGTGA
- a CDS encoding helix-turn-helix domain-containing protein: MASLNVGNLGEYLREQRRQAQLSLRQLAEQAGVSNPYLSQIERGLRKPSADILQQLAKALRISAETLYVQAGILDERDPDEVETRAVILADPSINERQKQVLLQIYESFRKENALDVPTDEMPSKTN, encoded by the coding sequence ATGGCATCGCTCAACGTCGGAAATCTCGGCGAATACCTCCGTGAGCAGCGCCGGCAGGCCCAGCTTTCGCTGCGGCAGCTGGCCGAGCAGGCGGGGGTGTCGAATCCGTACCTGAGCCAGATCGAGCGCGGGCTGCGCAAGCCGAGCGCGGACATCCTGCAGCAGCTGGCCAAGGCGCTGCGGATCTCCGCGGAGACGCTGTACGTGCAGGCCGGGATCCTGGATGAGCGGGACCCGGACGAGGTGGAGACGCGAGCCGTCATACTCGCCGACCCCTCCATCAACGAGCGGCAGAAGCAGGTGCTGCTCCAGATCTACGAGTCGTTCCGCAAGGAGAACGCGCTCGACGTGCCCACCGACGAGATGCCGTCGAAGACGAACTGA
- a CDS encoding DUF2516 family protein: MLMEGFDRGVIPFLGLVMLVLAVVAFVFALVAREDAYRAADKQSKTFWLVILGVTVAVDFFLGMLFLQIAGLVATIVFFVDVRPALKQVSGGGGGGRRGGSSSDGPYGPYNGGR; encoded by the coding sequence ATGTTGATGGAAGGGTTCGATCGAGGCGTGATCCCGTTCCTGGGGCTCGTCATGCTGGTGCTCGCCGTCGTGGCCTTCGTCTTCGCCCTGGTGGCGCGGGAGGACGCGTACCGGGCGGCCGACAAGCAGAGCAAGACCTTCTGGCTGGTCATCCTCGGCGTCACCGTGGCCGTGGACTTCTTCCTGGGGATGTTGTTCCTGCAGATCGCCGGTCTCGTCGCGACGATCGTGTTCTTCGTCGACGTGCGCCCGGCCCTCAAGCAGGTCTCGGGCGGCGGTGGTGGCGGCCGGCGCGGCGGCAGCAGCAGCGACGGGCCGTACGGGCCCTACAACGGCGGACGGTAG
- a CDS encoding PP2C family protein-serine/threonine phosphatase, producing MPVPVPRQRDTSATESGQAVLHTAAPAVAATGVAQATPHATPLTLLVIEDDPAGGLTIPEILDADGHRIRVRTARNLTEAERLLTPDVHCILLDLSLPDASARTPGAAANGSANGTANGTGTAAGTAIAVDELVALRQVLRIAPRHAVLVLTGEDDAERAAEAVRVGAQDFLFRDELDGRLLSRAIRYAVERKRADIAQYKLAESKLRAQENARLERGLLPTPLLEGSDLRFAARYRPGRSRALLGGDFYDTVRTPDGTVHAMIGDVCGHGPDEAALGVELRIAWRALTLAGLCGDDLLATLQEVLEVERPCEEIFATLCTVDIAPDGRRAGLCLAGHPAPLISRPGRRARLLPYENSGPALGLLPRARWPRRQVELGGTWSLMLYTDGLIEGHIGEGKERLGQDGMVDMINRHLDLGLSGEGLLEASVTEARRLNGGELTDDVAVVLLSRAEG from the coding sequence ATGCCCGTACCCGTACCGCGGCAGAGGGACACCTCGGCCACGGAGAGCGGTCAGGCCGTTCTGCACACCGCCGCCCCGGCCGTAGCCGCCACGGGCGTCGCTCAGGCGACCCCTCACGCGACCCCGCTGACCCTCCTGGTCATCGAGGACGACCCGGCCGGCGGCCTCACCATCCCCGAGATCCTCGACGCGGACGGGCACCGCATCCGGGTCCGCACCGCCCGCAACCTCACCGAGGCCGAGCGGCTGCTCACGCCCGACGTGCACTGCATCCTCCTCGACCTGTCCCTCCCGGACGCCAGCGCCCGTACGCCGGGAGCTGCGGCCAATGGCTCGGCCAACGGGACGGCCAACGGGACCGGCACCGCCGCCGGCACCGCCATCGCCGTGGACGAGCTGGTCGCCCTCCGCCAGGTGCTGCGCATCGCCCCGCGCCACGCCGTCCTCGTCCTCACCGGCGAGGACGATGCCGAACGCGCCGCCGAGGCCGTCCGGGTCGGCGCCCAGGACTTCCTCTTCCGGGACGAGCTGGACGGCCGGCTGCTGAGCCGCGCCATCCGCTACGCCGTGGAGAGAAAGCGGGCGGACATCGCCCAGTACAAGCTCGCAGAATCGAAACTGCGCGCCCAGGAGAACGCCCGCCTGGAACGCGGCCTGCTCCCCACGCCCCTCCTGGAGGGCTCCGACCTCCGCTTCGCCGCCCGCTACCGCCCCGGCCGCAGCCGGGCCCTGCTCGGCGGTGACTTCTACGACACCGTCCGCACCCCCGACGGCACCGTCCACGCCATGATCGGCGACGTCTGCGGCCACGGCCCCGACGAGGCCGCGCTCGGCGTCGAGCTCCGCATCGCCTGGCGCGCCCTGACCCTGGCCGGCCTCTGCGGCGACGACCTGCTGGCCACCCTCCAGGAGGTCCTGGAGGTGGAGCGACCGTGCGAGGAGATATTCGCGACGCTGTGCACGGTCGACATCGCCCCGGACGGACGCCGCGCCGGTCTGTGCCTGGCCGGCCATCCGGCCCCGCTGATCTCCCGGCCGGGCCGCCGCGCGCGGCTGCTCCCGTACGAGAACAGCGGCCCGGCCCTAGGGCTGCTGCCCCGGGCCCGCTGGCCGCGCCGCCAGGTGGAGCTCGGCGGCACCTGGAGCCTGATGCTCTACACCGACGGCCTGATCGAGGGCCACATCGGCGAGGGCAAGGAACGTCTGGGCCAGGACGGCATGGTCGACATGATCAACCGCCACCTGGACCTCGGTCTGAGCGGTGAGGGCCTGCTGGAGGCCTCCGTCACCGAGGCCCGCCGGCTCAACGGCGGCGAGCTGACCGACGACGTGGCCGTGGTCCTGCTCTCCCGCGCCGAGGGCTGA